The sequence CGCCGGCTACCCTCTTTAACCGCTTGATCCTCAATCAAGATCGATTCGCTGGAGTTAACGCTTTCTGATTTCGATGATGTACTTCATCAGGTCGTCGAACTCCCCGCGGCTCTTCAATTGCCGGGTCAAATTCTCTGGCATCAAGGAAACCTTCGACTCGACCAAGTCTTCAATGTCCTCCTGCATGATCGTTACCGGTTCAGGTTCGGCCAGATTTTGCAAGACCATTTCGTCCTCGGTTTCCGAAACTCGAATGCCCGTTTTGACCTTGCCATCGACGGTTAGCACGCTGACTTGAGCGTAGTCTTGATTGATGAGTTTTGAAGGACGCAGGATGGAATCGACCAGTTCCTCGGCCGTCAGCTTGGTCTTGATCATTGCCAAGTCGGGCCCAAGTCGAGCTGCACCCTGCGGAGGATCGTGACATGCGAAGCAAGCTGCGGCCGATTCGTAGAAGAGCTTCTTGCCTCGCCCCGTATTTCCTCGCTCCATTGCAGCGTTCGCCAATTCGGCCGACGATGTATTCAGCAGTTCCAGCTCCAAGGCTTCGTTGGAAAAGTCTTCCGTTTCCGTCGCAGCATCGCTTGCTGCATAGGCCTCTTCCAAAGGGTGCTCTGCCAGCAGGTCCTCTGGTTTCCAAAATGTCGATCGGTCGATCGTCTGCTCGCGAACTTGCTTGACGCTAGCAGGACGGATGGGCGATGACTGATTGCCCCAAGTATTGCGCACAAACGTCAGCACCGCTGCCAGTTCTTCGTCGTTTAGCAAGGAGCGAAAGGCGGTCATGGGTGGAACGCCCCGTGCCGGGTCGTAGGTTTTTCCATTGACCGTCATTTTTCCCCACAGACCGTGCAAGGTCATCTTGATCAGCCGCTCTTCGCTGCCGTTTACCCAGGGACTACCCGCAAGCGGGGGATAGACGTTTGCGCTTCCTTTGCCGTGTGCCAAATGGCAGGTCGCGCAGTGCGATTCTCGTTGGTAAACCTCGGCACCGAGCTTGTACACCTTTTTGTCATCACGACTGAGGTGCTTCGGAGGATCAAATTTTACGAATTCCACTTCGGCTGGGGTCGCAAATTCGCTGGCTCCTTTTGCATCCACGTTGTACCAAAAATGCTTGACCGTCTCCGCAGCAACGACTGCGTGTTTGACGTCCGAACGCAAGAGCACATTCAACAGTTCTTCGTTACGAACGCCATGCTGCTGGTGCAGCCACAACGCTTCAAGAAGATGATGGGCCTCGATTTCATCATTGGGATCAAAGTCCTTCATCCACCGCTGAGTCGCAGCAATCACGGCGTCCGAGTCGTGAGCGCTTAGCTCGACTCGGGTCCGGTGGCGAACACCGTTGACCGGGTGCTTGAGGTTTTCCAACAGCGCCGCAATGGGCTGTCCATGGATCTTGACGGGCTCTTGCAGCGGTCGTCCTTTCACGGTCAAGCGGACGATGCGACCGTGCGCATGGTCGCGGTTGGGGTCACGAATGTTGTGCTGCATGTGGCCAATGATCGCGTTGTGCCAGTCGGCAACATACAAGGCCCCGTCTTCGCCGATGACTGCATCGGTTGGACGGAAGTTGCGATCTTCGCTGTTGATCAATTCAAGGCCAGGAGTTCCCCAGACGTGTCCGAACTCTCTGTCCTCGCCATTCCCTTCGCGATCAAGATCATACTGTTTGACGCCCAGGAATCCGATCGTGTTGCAAATCAGGAAGTCGTCCTGTAACGCTTCCGGGAAGTGCTGCGACGACAAAACCGCATTCGCCGCTACGGGACGGAATTCCTTGGTCAAAAGGGTGTGCATCTTAAATCCCTTGCCTTCAGGACGTACTTGATACGATCGGCCGCCCGTCCCATCGTTGGCATAGCAATATCCCCAGTAGTCAAAGCTGGTGCCATGAGGATTTGGCGAGTTGGCCGCGTGCGGCGTGATGGCAAAGGTGCGAGGATCAAAACGGTACATCCCCGATTCACCCACATTGAGGTTCTGTTTCCATGGTGTTTCGTGGTTATGCACCAGAAAAATGCCGCTTTGCCAATAGATCCCACCATCGGGGCCGTAGACGAGATTATTCGCAGCGTGGTGCGTATCGGCTGTTCCAAGTCCTTGCAGAATGGGGTAACGAACATCCGCTTTGTCGTCTCCATCGGTATCCTTCAAGAATAAGAGGTCGGGCCCCGAGGTGACGAGAACACCACCACCCCAAAATTCAAATCCTAGCGGGTTGTGGACGTGAGAAAAGATCTTGCGAGTATCCGCTTTGCCGTCCTTGTCGGTGTCCTCGAAGATCATCAGGCTGTCGTTCATTTCCTTACCGGGTTCCCATTTGGGATACGTGTTCCAGCTTGCCGCCCAGAGCCGACCTTTGGCATCGACTTGCAGCTGTACGGGATTGGCCAGGTCAGGAAACTGCACTTCCGATGCGAAGACATTCAATTCATAGCCATCGGGAACAATCATCTGCGCAATCGATTCCTCGGGACTCATGTACTCGACGCTGCCCTCCTTCTCGGCATTCGAGCTCTTGCTGCCCCCGCCCACGTTTGAAATCACCTTGATGGGCGGTGGGACATTGCTATCGTCGACAAGATATTCCTTCCCCTCGGCAGCAGCCCAAATCGCCTTGTCACGATTGGCGGTCATCACGTCGAGTATGACCAGTTCGTGCTTGAGGACATCGGCATTGCTTTGGCCGCCAACGAAGGTCAACCCAGATCGGCTACCCCAAATATCGTTGCCGTCGGTCGCACGATAGCGATTGTGCCAGTGCCAATTTTTGTCTTTGACCGCAGCGTAGAGGCGGGCAAGTTGGTCTTCGTCGGGTGATGTTGCATCGGATGGAGCCTGGCCAAACAATGCCTGCGACATGATCCCCGCGAGTCTTTGGTACCCGTTCGCATTGAGGTGAATACCGTTAATGGTGAATCGTTCGGAACTGGATTCGAAGAGCTGAAGGGTTGGCGAGAAAAGGTCGACAAACGTGGTGCCCGTTTCCGCTGCGGCCTGTCGCGTGGCTTCGCTATAGGCCGCCAGGTTCGCGTTCAGTTGTGCCCCATCCGGTAGATTCTGATCGCCAGTGTTTTGATAGGCGATGGGACTGAACAGGACAAACCGAAGCTCCTTGTTCTTTTCTTGCCGCAGCTCGCGATAACGCTGAACCAACTTCACCAATTCAGCGCGATAGGCATCCACGCCATCGGGTCCTGCAAAAGACTCGTTGTACCCGTAAAACGAGAACACAACATCCGGCCCGACGTGTTGTAGGTACTCTGCATCGTTCGTGAAACCCTTGTTGCGAGGTCTCTTGTTCACCATGTCTCCTGAAAAGCTCATGTTCCGGAAACTAACGTTCATGCCCTTCAACTGGCTCTGCAGAACGGTTTCGACCCAAGGGTCATGTTGCATGCGGTCGGCAAGACCATTGCCATAAATGGCGACGACATCATTCGGCTCAAAGCGAAAGGGTTCGTCAGCTTTGGCCGAATGGGCCGTCAAGCCTGACGACAAAAGGCAAGTGAACAACAGTAGAGTCAGGTATTTCTTTCGCATTGCAAGGAAGCCGTGATTCATGTTCTTGATATTGCTTTGTTGGGGTGCTGTGTCTGTTACGCAAGCCATGTTGCGAAAGGAGATCGCGGCATGGGGGGACGAGGAGTGGAAGGAGTCATTTCCCGACGTTTTGATTCAGAGATTGTAGTCGAACAGGCGAGAGCCGGAGGGTGCGAGCCTGGATTGCCAAAAAAATAGCATTGCGGGTGTTTTCGGATTTCAGGAGTTTTGCCTAGCGCCGCTGTGTTTTTGGTAAGATCAACGTCTTCCCAGGCGGGATACGGTCCCTGCCACCTCGTTTTGCAGCCAGCGTCCAATATGCAAGGCATTCCATTCGTGATCAAGACATTTGATGAAGCCTACCAATTCGTATTGGAGAGCAAGGTTTGCACGGTATTCGGCAGCACAAAGTC is a genomic window of Novipirellula artificiosorum containing:
- a CDS encoding PVC-type heme-binding CxxCH protein, whose protein sequence is MNHGFLAMRKKYLTLLLFTCLLSSGLTAHSAKADEPFRFEPNDVVAIYGNGLADRMQHDPWVETVLQSQLKGMNVSFRNMSFSGDMVNKRPRNKGFTNDAEYLQHVGPDVVFSFYGYNESFAGPDGVDAYRAELVKLVQRYRELRQEKNKELRFVLFSPIAYQNTGDQNLPDGAQLNANLAAYSEATRQAAAETGTTFVDLFSPTLQLFESSSERFTINGIHLNANGYQRLAGIMSQALFGQAPSDATSPDEDQLARLYAAVKDKNWHWHNRYRATDGNDIWGSRSGLTFVGGQSNADVLKHELVILDVMTANRDKAIWAAAEGKEYLVDDSNVPPPIKVISNVGGGSKSSNAEKEGSVEYMSPEESIAQMIVPDGYELNVFASEVQFPDLANPVQLQVDAKGRLWAASWNTYPKWEPGKEMNDSLMIFEDTDKDGKADTRKIFSHVHNPLGFEFWGGGVLVTSGPDLLFLKDTDGDDKADVRYPILQGLGTADTHHAANNLVYGPDGGIYWQSGIFLVHNHETPWKQNLNVGESGMYRFDPRTFAITPHAANSPNPHGTSFDYWGYCYANDGTGGRSYQVRPEGKGFKMHTLLTKEFRPVAANAVLSSQHFPEALQDDFLICNTIGFLGVKQYDLDREGNGEDREFGHVWGTPGLELINSEDRNFRPTDAVIGEDGALYVADWHNAIIGHMQHNIRDPNRDHAHGRIVRLTVKGRPLQEPVKIHGQPIAALLENLKHPVNGVRHRTRVELSAHDSDAVIAATQRWMKDFDPNDEIEAHHLLEALWLHQQHGVRNEELLNVLLRSDVKHAVVAAETVKHFWYNVDAKGASEFATPAEVEFVKFDPPKHLSRDDKKVYKLGAEVYQRESHCATCHLAHGKGSANVYPPLAGSPWVNGSEERLIKMTLHGLWGKMTVNGKTYDPARGVPPMTAFRSLLNDEELAAVLTFVRNTWGNQSSPIRPASVKQVREQTIDRSTFWKPEDLLAEHPLEEAYAASDAATETEDFSNEALELELLNTSSAELANAAMERGNTGRGKKLFYESAAACFACHDPPQGAARLGPDLAMIKTKLTAEELVDSILRPSKLINQDYAQVSVLTVDGKVKTGIRVSETEDEMVLQNLAEPEPVTIMQEDIEDLVESKVSLMPENLTRQLKSRGEFDDLMKYIIEIRKR